The sequence GGCCACGTTCAGCAGCTTGAACGCCTTCAGTTCGGTGGTGTCCGGCACGTGCGGGCCTTCGCAAAGGTCGGTGAAGCCGCCCATGCGGTAGATCGAGAGCTGCTTCTCGCCCAGCTCGGCGATCTGTTCCAGTTTGTAGGGCTGGTCGCTGAACAGCGCGCTCGCCTCTTCGGCGCTGACCTCGGCGCGTTCGATGGCCACCTTGCCGGCAGCCAGTTCGCGCATGCGTTCCTCGATGCGCGCGAGGTCCTCTTCCGAGAACGCCTCGTCGCGGTCGAAGTCGTAGTAGAACCCGTTCTCGATGTCCGGCCCGAACGCGAACTTCACGCCGGGAAACAGGTCCTGGACCGCCCACGCGAGCAGGTGGGCCGTCGAGTGGCGCAGCGTCTCGACGCCGCCCTTGCCCGAACGCGTGATCACCGTCAGCGCGCCACCGGTGGTCGCGGGCTCCGCCAGGGAGTGGTTGACGCCGTCCACGGAAACGGCCAGCGCGTTGCGCAGCAGGCCTTCGCCGATCTGGCGAACAGCGTCGGCGTAGGGGCGGCCGGCCTCGAGGGTCAGGCACTGGCCGTCGGGCAGCTTCAGGGTCAGTTCGGACATGTCGGGTTACCGTCCTGCCGGGCCGTGGCGGCCGTGGCTGCTGGGTCTTCGGTTCCGCAAAACCGGCTCTTCTGCAACAAGAGCCCGCCGCCGCGTTGGCGGCACCGGGCTCCTGATGGCGAAACGGTTGGTGGGCGATACTGGACTCGAACCAGTGACCTCTTGTCTGTCAAACAAGCGCTCTAACCAAAACTGAGCTAATCGCCCAACAGCGCGCGAATTTAAGTCGCCGGACCCCGGGCTGTCAATGAAAAACCCCGGGAACCGTGCACTGCATCCTCACCCACGCACCCCGGCGTCAGCTGAGATAGTCCACCAGACGGCTGCCGCGGCCGTACTGCCGCATCTTCGAGAGGGCCTGGTTCCGGATCTGGCGCACGCGCTCGCGCGAAAGATTGATGTCCTGGCCGATCGTCTCGAGCGACGCGGTTTCCTCGCTGCCCAGCCCGTAGTACCGCGAAACGATGTCCTTCTCGCGCGGGGTCAGGAGGCTCATGGCCTCGCCCAGCTCCTTGACGAGCTCATCGTCCACGTAGTCCTGTTCGGCCGAACTCACGTCGGGATCGCTGAGCGTGTCCGCCAGCGTCACTTCGTCCTCGTACAGCGGCTGGTCGATGCTCACCAGGGGGCGGCTCGCCGCCTGGATCTGCTGCATCTTCCGCAGGTCCAGCCCCATGCCGTCAGCCAGTTCCTGCTGGTACACGGGGCGCAGGTTCTTCTGTTCCAGCTTCTGCGAGAGCCGCTTGATCTTCTGCGCCTGCTGCGAGCGGTTGATCGGCAGCCGCACGGTGTTGGTCTGCTCGGCGATCGCCTTCTGGATGGCCTGGCGGATCCACCACACCGCATAGGAGATGAACCGGAACTCGCGCCGCTCGTCGAAACGCTTGGCCGCAGTGATCAGGCCGATGTTGCCCTCGGCGATCAGGTCCATGTAGCTGAGGCCCTGGTTGAGGAATTTCTTGGCCACGCTGACCACGAAACGCAGGTTGCTGTTGACCAGCTTGTCGAGGGCCGCGCGGTCGCCATCGCGGATCCGGCGCGCGAGTTCGAACTCCTCTTCCCGCGTCAGCAAGGCATGCTTGCCGATGGTCTGCAGGTAGTGCTGCAGGGTCGGGCTCTCGCGGCGGTCGCTGCTCAGTTCGACTTCGTACACGCTAAGTCCTCCTTGCCTGCCCCAGGCCCCGCCCGGGCGCCCGCGCCCGGGAACTCCGGTCGATGAAACTCCGGTCGATCCCAACATCTTCCGGCCGGCGCGTGGTTGCCGTCCCGTCATTACTTGACGGCTCAGTTCCACTTTTCACCGCCGAGACAGATCCCTTATACGCGCCCGCCACCCCGAAAGTTCCCGCCGCCGTGCGGTTGTCGCGTACCCGATCCGACCCCGTATCTTGCAGCGCAGCAATGAACTCGGCGCAATTTTAGCCGATGCGCCCACGAGGGTCAAATCAATTGTGATCTTTTTTGTCAAGGTTGACGGACCGGGACCCTCCGAAGGCATGAATCCCGGTCCCGAACACGCCCGCTCAGTCGTCGACGACTTCGTAATCGGCGTCCACGGCGTCACCGGACTTGCCCCGGCCCGGACCGCCCGCGGCGGCGTCGGCGCCGGCCGCGCCGGCCGCCCCGGCCCCGCCGGCATTGGCCTGGTCGGCCGTCCCCGACTGGCCGGCCTTCTCGTAGGCCTTGGCCGCGACTTCCTGGACCGCCGTCAGGAGGGCATCCCCTGCCGCCCGGATCATGGCCACGTCTTCCCCGCGCAGGACTTCCTCGCAGGCCTTGATCTTGGTCTCGACGTTGTCCCTGTCCGCCTGGTCGACGTTGTCGCCCAGGTCCTTCAGGGTCTTCCGCGACTGGTGCACCCTGGCCTCGTTCTCGTTGCGGACGTCGATCAGCTCACGCTTGTTCTTGTCCTCGTCGGCATGCGCCGCCGCGTCGCGCACCATGCGCTCGATCTCCGTGTCCGTCAGTCCGCTCGAAGCCTGGATCTTGATCGATTGCGCCTTCCCGGTCGCCTTGTCCGTGGCGCTGACCGAGAGAATACCGTTCGCATCAATGTCGAAAGTGACCTCGACCTGGGGCACGCCGCGCGGCGCTGAGGGAATCCCCGTCAGCTGGAACCGGCCGATCGTCTTGTTGTCGACGGCCATCTCGCGCTCGCCCTGGAGCACGTGGATTTCCACGGTCGGCTGGTTGTCTGCAGCCGTCGAGAAGACTTGACTCTTTCTTGTCGGAATCGTCGTGTTGCGCTCGATCAGCGGCGTGCGCACGCCGCCCAGCGTCTCGATGCCGAGCGTCAGCGGCGTGACGTCGAGCAGCACGATGTCACCCACGTCGTCACCGGCCAGGATCCCGCCCTGGATGGCCGCGCCCATCGCCACGACCTCGTCCGGATTCACCGTGCGGTTGGGCTCTTTCTGGAAGATGGACTGCACCTTCGCCTGCACCGCCGGGATGCGCGTCGAGCCACCCACCAGCAGCACTTCGTCGATGTCGGCCGGTGTCAGCCCGGCGTCCTTCAGCGCGTTGATGCAGGGCCCCACGGTGCGCTCGACGAGGTCCTCCACCAGCGACTCGAACTTCGCGCGCGTGAGCGTCATCGTCAGGTGCTTGGGCCCGTTCTGGTCGGCCGTGATGAACGGCAGGTTGATCTCGGCCTGCGTGGACGAACTCAGTTCGCGCTTCGCCTGTTCGGCTGCCGCTTTCAGGCGCTGCAGCGACATCGGGTCGCGGCTCAGGTCGATGCCCTCGTTCTTCAGGAACGTGTCCACCAGGTGGTCGATGACCTTCTGGTCGAAGTCGTCGCCGCCGAGGTGCGTGTCGCCGTTGGTCGCCTTCACCTCGAAGACGCCGTCGCCGATCTCGAGGATCGAGATGTCGAACGTGCCGCCGCCAAGGTCGAACACGGCCACCGTCTCGTCCTTCTTGCGCTCGAGTCCGTAGGCGAACGCCGCAGCGGTCGGCTCGTTGATGATGCGCTTGACCTCGAGCCCGGCGATCTTGCCGGCGTCCTTCGTGGCCTGGCGCTGGGCGTCGTTGAAGTACGCCGGCACCGTGATGACCGCCTCGGTCACCGTCTCGCCGAGGTAGTCCTCCGCGGTCTCCTTCAGGGCGCGCAGCACCTGCGCCGAGATCTCGGGGGGCGAGAATTCGCCGTGCTTGGTCTGCACGCGCGCCTCGCCGTTGGGGCCCTTCACGACCTTGTACGGGACCTCGGACATCTCCTTGCCGACCTCGCCGAACTGGCGCCCCATGAACCGCTTGATCGAGTACACGGTCTCGGTCGGGTTCGAGACGGCCTGGCGCTTGGCCAGCAGCCCCACCAGCCGCTCGCCCGCCTTGTTCCAGGCCACCACCGAAGGCGTCGTCCGGTTGCCTTCCTTGTTCTGGATGACCTGCGGTTCGCCGCCCTCCATCACCGAAACCACGCTGTTCGTCGTGCCGAGGTCGATGCCGATGATCTTGCCCATGGTCGCTGCGCTCCGTTTCCATTGCTGGGGAATGCCTTCAACGTACAAGGTCCCCTATTACAAGCGGCGTGCCCCGGTGCCCGATGGCGCCGGCAATCGGTCAACTTGTTGTCCTGCTTCTGATTAAACTGCGGCCAGGTGGGCTTGGCAGAGGTGGCGTCAGCTGCCACCGCAGCCATCATGCCATTGTGACGCGCGACAGCTGCCATTATGACAGATTCAGCGCGCCGTTTCCCTGACGCCTTGTCGGTATGCCGCCAGCACGGCCAGGTTCATCAGGCGCACATAGAGCCCGAAGGCGGGCGGCCGGGGCCCGCGCCCGAGGGGCCAGCGGGCCAGCAGGGGCGTCAGCGGGGCCGCCAGGCCGGCGTCCAGCGCCGCCCTCAGCAGGCGGCTGACAGCGCCGGCGCTCGGTTGTCCCGGCCCGTCGATGACATGGTGCAGCGACATCTCGCGCAGGCGCCCGGGGTGACGCTCCGCCAGCAGGCGCAGCGAGCCGCGCCCGCATTCCCGGCGCTTGGCCAGCAGCTGGCTGAAGGTGTGGTGATGGACATGCACCGGCACCGGCGACGGCAGGCACTGGAAACGCACGCCGGCCCGGTCCTCGAGCCGGAACGCGACCTCCATGTCCTCGAAGCCGTACGACAGGAACGCCTCGTCGAAACCGCCC comes from bacterium and encodes:
- a CDS encoding RNA polymerase sigma factor RpoD/SigA, whose product is MLGSTGVSSTGVPGRGRPGGAWGRQGGLSVYEVELSSDRRESPTLQHYLQTIGKHALLTREEEFELARRIRDGDRAALDKLVNSNLRFVVSVAKKFLNQGLSYMDLIAEGNIGLITAAKRFDERREFRFISYAVWWIRQAIQKAIAEQTNTVRLPINRSQQAQKIKRLSQKLEQKNLRPVYQQELADGMGLDLRKMQQIQAASRPLVSIDQPLYEDEVTLADTLSDPDVSSAEQDYVDDELVKELGEAMSLLTPREKDIVSRYYGLGSEETASLETIGQDINLSRERVRQIRNQALSKMRQYGRGSRLVDYLS
- the dnaK gene encoding molecular chaperone DnaK — encoded protein: MGKIIGIDLGTTNSVVSVMEGGEPQVIQNKEGNRTTPSVVAWNKAGERLVGLLAKRQAVSNPTETVYSIKRFMGRQFGEVGKEMSEVPYKVVKGPNGEARVQTKHGEFSPPEISAQVLRALKETAEDYLGETVTEAVITVPAYFNDAQRQATKDAGKIAGLEVKRIINEPTAAAFAYGLERKKDETVAVFDLGGGTFDISILEIGDGVFEVKATNGDTHLGGDDFDQKVIDHLVDTFLKNEGIDLSRDPMSLQRLKAAAEQAKRELSSSTQAEINLPFITADQNGPKHLTMTLTRAKFESLVEDLVERTVGPCINALKDAGLTPADIDEVLLVGGSTRIPAVQAKVQSIFQKEPNRTVNPDEVVAMGAAIQGGILAGDDVGDIVLLDVTPLTLGIETLGGVRTPLIERNTTIPTRKSQVFSTAADNQPTVEIHVLQGEREMAVDNKTIGRFQLTGIPSAPRGVPQVEVTFDIDANGILSVSATDKATGKAQSIKIQASSGLTDTEIERMVRDAAAHADEDKNKRELIDVRNENEARVHQSRKTLKDLGDNVDQADRDNVETKIKACEEVLRGEDVAMIRAAGDALLTAVQEVAAKAYEKAGQSGTADQANAGGAGAAGAAGADAAAGGPGRGKSGDAVDADYEVVDD